Genomic segment of Drosophila takahashii strain IR98-3 E-12201 chromosome X, DtakHiC1v2, whole genome shotgun sequence:
AACCTCTAATCTGGGAACATtgcttttgatttaaatagTCCTTTATTCAATATCACCGCGTAATTGCTAGGGTGTGGGGATTGGGGAtcgggatggggatgggtGTCCATGAGCGAGTCAAGGATTGTAACTGTAAAGCGTTGACTCCCACATGGACATGTGGACTTGGTCAGAAGATGCCCACTCCAATCGAATACTTAGTCGTATGTATatagaagaaacaaaaaaaaaacaaagatggATAGGATAGATGGGGAATGGATAGAGGAAGCTCAAGCTGGGGTCCTTGGATCTCAACTAGAAGTTGCCGCACTGGCCCACACTGAGTCCCTTGAGGGCGTTGTTCATGTGCTCGCGCACATCCTTCCACGCAAACACAATGGCCCCCTGGAAGGGCTCCGTGTGGCAGCTGCTGCAGATGGCCATCACCGCCTTGACCTCCTCCTCGGCGGGCTCCCGGTCGTGCGTGCTGATCTCCTCCTCCAGGCTCATCTTGAGCGTCAGGTCCTGCTTGAACTGCTGGCCCCCGAAGTCGGCGAGGCCATTGTAAATCAGGCTGGCGTCCTCGCTGTCCGTTCCCGATCCGTCGTCCACCACGGATCCATCGTCGAGGAGCACCAGGCCGCGCTTCTGCAGCTTCTTCGAGGAGGCGGCGGCTTCCCGCTTGAACTGGATGTGGGTCTCGGTCTCGTCGATGAACTGCACGTTGGCCGAGTTGCTCAGCATCTGGAAGCGTTGACCACCGCTCGGCGGCGGCGAGAGTCCCAGGAGCTGCTGGGCCACCAGCCGGGAGCCGGCGTTGATCTGTCCGTTGACGAAGTTCGTATTGATGGTGATGGCCTGCTGGGCAGGATCGGCGGCAGCTGCCGGAGCAGCTGGAGCGGCAGCTCCATTggccggcggcggtggcggcgggtTGGCCAGGTTGATGCGCACCCGCGTAGGGATCTGTCCGCTGGCCAGTAGCGTGTGCATGGGCTGGGGTCGATTGATCTGGCGAGCAGATATCATAAAGATCTTATGGGTCACAAAGAAATCCCCTGAAAAACACTCACCGAGGGCGGGGCACGCGTGGTGCTGGACACCTCCAGGCCCTCGTGGTCAAAGTGGTGGACATGGTGGTGCTTGTGGTCGCGGTGCGCCTTCCCCGCACTGAGCGCCACCCGGTAGACCTGGACAAGGGTCATCTCGAAGTGCAGGCCGTGGCTCACCTCGCCGGTCACCGAAGAGCCGCCGGAGCGCAACTTGCCGTTCGCTGGGATTTTATGACCCACCAACTGCGAAAAGAGATTAAGCACGGCGGATTACAGCATCTGACATTCGCAGGTTGAAAGCGAAAATgtacactgataaaaaaagaCGTGTTAAATCCAAAGATTTCATATGTCTGtcggtctgtccgtctgtatgaacgctaagatctcggaaactacaaaagctagaaggttgggattaatcacacatattcttgggcttcaggcgcagcgcaagtttgtttcatccaagcgccacgcccaaTCGTACGCCCACAGTAGCTGACTCCCACATCTTTACcgattttgtaaaagtttaaATGTCATTTTGTTGCGTTTATTAATACCcaacgaaatgtagaagaaaactttaaaatcgGACAATGCATTGAAAAGTTATGAACCAAAATTGAATGACCGCTAGATGGAGccagtaaaataaatacatttaaagtaaatataactaaatatgaatgtaatattttcgaccttgatttaaaatgttttatgttaaatcattttttgtatattgaaTTCAATATGCAGATAATCATGACATTTTTATCAGTGTACGTATGGCATATATTTACACTTTCGCAATAGGCGTAATAGGTGTAATTGGAGCTCCATCCATATCCATAGCCATACTCACCGAGTTGTGGAAGCCACGCCCAATGCGTTCTGCCTTCAGCCAGGCCTGCCACTCGCCCGTCTTGCCATTCCACGAGCTGCACATGTGATGCCACTGGCGCATTTTCAGCGGGTAGTTCAATCTTGCCCAGAAACGATTGAAAGATTGAATGGATAAGCCAAGTTGATTGATGGACGATTGCGACTCGACTCACCTGTACATTTGCTGACCTTTTATGGCCATCGAAAGGAAACTGGAATTCTGCGCATTTGCGACCCAGATTTGCACCTCGCGTGGTTCCTTTCCCGCTGTGGATAAGCATAAGTGGATCAGACTCGGACTCGCTTTCAATATATCCATTGATGGTAATGTTTGCGACACTTGAACACCAACTGGAGAATACTATGCTATACTATATTACATCACCCGAAAAGAGGAGAGAGACACGGAAGATCAGGAAGCTCATCATCCCGGGGAGCTGGGAGGCTATAAAACCGGCATGCGGAAAATCCTGTTAGGCGGCCAGGCATACGAGCATGTGATAtgcatacatttaaatatgaatcACCACCGGCTGTTGGCGCAAAGCTTCGACTTCCTATAAATCCGGAAGCCCCACCGCTGATCGCAGATCGCAGATCGTTTATCGCTGCTCCCCGCTTGAATTGAATCACTCGAATTGAGGCTTTGGAATTATGTCAAATGCTAAGGCTGAAGACTGAGACTCAAGCTGAAGCCGAAGCTGAAGCTCAAGCGACACCAACAATGCCGACGAGAGACATCCAACTGGAAACAGGTAAATTATCGCTTATGTAATGCGaccgcaacagcaacaacaacaacaacaacaacaacaacaacaacaacaagagacCAACGGTGGCAAAGACGGCGTCATGGGGCAGTtgtaaaaatttccaaaaatccAAAAGACTTGGGAAAACAAAGCAGCGAATCTCTAAGGTGAAAAACGGTAACAAGACATTGTCAGTCTCTTCTCACTACCAAGACCTCATCATAATCTCGaccagcatcatcatcatcatcttagTTGACCATCAACCTGTCGTTTAGTGCTGACTTGCATCAGGAAGTGGGCTTCCTTTCACTTTCGCAGTCGGAGTCGCATTCGCAGCCAGGTGCGATCACCGGAGCGTGGCCCACAAATTcacaaatgaaatttaaaatttcattgccCACAGCGAAGGTCTCTCACCCCTGCCCCAGTCcactcccatttccatttccatcaaAAGATCGACGTCCGTCAGCAGCCGAGCAGTCCGCTTATGTAAGCCATTGTCTCCAGTAGCCACAGTGGCCACAGCAAGTCACGGTGAGAGGCTGATCCCCAGCTTGGAGCTTAGAGATCATAACTCACCCTCATAGGTCAGGAGGACGTGATCGCCGCTGTGGTTGGTGAACCGCATCCAGAAGCAGAGCGTGAACTGATCCAGCTCCGGCATCGGATTGCCGTACTCCACCTCGCCGTCCTGGTTAAAGGCAAACTTCTTCACGCTGCACCGATCCGATCCGTACAGCGGAGTCCGCGCGAAGGTCAGCGGCTCCTTgggcgccgccgccgccgcctcatCCTCGATGCTGTACGACTCGTACTGATCCTCCACATGATCAGCAAAGCTGATGGGATGCTGGGAGGGATCCGCCCTGCCCAGGAGCCCCAGCTCATCCTCGGCTGTTTCCTTTTCGCTGCCAGAAGCGAACTGGGAGAAGCTGGTGGACATCTCGTGGCTGCTGCTCGCCGAGCCGGGATGCGATTGCTTGAGGCTGTAGGCGGCGGTGCTTCCGATGGGCGAGCCCCCCGCGATTGGCTTCCATGCGAAGGAGGCGACCGCGTTTAGGAGCACCGcgacacacacaaaaaataaaacacgaaGGCCCTGCGACATTATGTACCGTTCTCTGTATCTGGGATTTAATCTCGATCTTCTACGCGTCTGCAACGTCCGATTGCCGCGATGTCTCGCACTTCACTAATCATCCACGCATGCGCCGCAGCCAGGTTGAGTTGGGCCGAAAACCCAGACGCCAATGCCGATGTCGATGCCGCTGCCTCCGTAACAAAAAGCAGCAGCTCCGAGCTCCAAGCTCTCGTCTCGCCTCGCTCAGTTGTAACAAATTGTAAAACGGTTGTATTGAAATCGAAACTGAATCCGAAACTGGTTGAGGTCTGTGGGCTGCCGTGGCTGGCACTCTGTGGTCGCTGGAATGAGCCAACCACTTGCACTTGCTGCACTCCAGCACTCTCCAGGGATTTATGGTGCACCCCGAACCAATTTGCAAACCTATCATCTAATGAGAACCCAGGAAAGTGCCTAGAAAACCAAACTTGACCCACTGATCCTCTGGCTCAGTGGCAGATGGAGACAGGAAAAGACTTTGAATTCGGCGAATTGTGCTTGGCTAATTTGGTAAGTGAGGGGATCGATCTGATTGATCGAGTGGCGGGTGGgcatatgtacaatgtacgaCGTACATTTGCCAATTAACTGGTATTCATCTTGCCATGGCCGTCAGTCAGCGCTTGAAATTGGGATTTAAGCGCCACAGTCTTAACAAATAATGGTGGCCTAGACCATATATATAAAGTTAGAAATCTTATGAACAGAATTTTGGGGACCTGTTATGAAAAATATGTATCGAATGGGAAATCTATTCAGAAATACAAGCTTCTAATGTtctgaaataaattaagaatTGATTTAGTATATCCTAAGAATTATGTATACGATTTGAAAtctatttcaaaataaacttAAGATCGATATAATTTAGAGCCAATCTTGAAAAATATGTGTAAGATTGGAAATGTTTTCCAGAAATCAAACTTTATAATGTTCTAACGGTTTTtaggaaattataaatgaaataataacatatatttttaaatttcaagatCAATAAGATGGTTACTTATCAAATTTTAAGATCAGTTTGACAttattatcaaattttaaGATCAGTTTGCTATTATTTGCATATACTGATATAATTTAGAGGCAATCCTGAACAACTTGTAAGAAATAAGATTAAAAATCTGCTCCAGAAATCAAACTTCTTATTGTTattctttagttttattaatagttaaatttaaagatcaGTTTGATACTACTTGCATATAGCTagtttttctctcagtgtgcCTGCGAGTACGTGTCTGTGCACAATGTTTGGGATAGGCAACGAACAGTCATTAAAGAGAGGAGAAACCATATTGGACATTTCATTTCACTACTTGAACGAAGGCCAATTGGCAGTGTTGATCGAAATAGCCTCAGCCCCTGCCTGTCCCTGTTTTATACTCTTGCCCTCTGGCGATTCAATGAACTAATCCGAAACACCGTTTATCCACATCCATCTATCTTTCAGATTGGCAAACAGCCGGCGCCCTACTACGTGGGCTCGTCGCAGACGTTGCCCCGCGGCATGTACTCATCAGAACGCAACAAGGTGTCGATGGGTGCGTTATTGACTTATTGATTCGTATTCCGTATTCCGTATGCTTTTGATTCCTTCCGTTCCGAGTGATCCTGATCCCCCCAGCCCCGTTTGCCTCCTCCTTCCGTGTTTATAAAATCCTCCTTCCGGAACTCTTCAGTATTCAGTATTCAGTATTTTGCGGCTCAGTTCAGTTCTCAGTTCTCTAAATATGATTCATGTTCCATCCATTAACCATTAACAACACTCAAATCGAAACCAAAAAAGGAGCGCCTGTGAAACCACTCAGATCACTCAATCCAAGGGGTAGCATGGAACCCCTGTTCCCCTACACCCCGGATCAGTTATACAGCATTCCAGGTACACGAGAATTTGCTTTGCTCTCTAACCAATAACCAATTATAGCTAAATCTCGCTTCCACGTACTTGTAAACGGTATGTGAGACACATAACATCCGATCCGATCTATCATTGGCCTGAAAGCTTGCTTTGTGGAACCGCTAGAAATTCCAATTTAATACGACATTGGACAGTGCACATAAATCTAAATCCTAAATCTTACATCTTACGTTACACACACAACCAATCGGCATCCCATCCATTTCATTTATTCCTTTATTGCGTTTCGTTACTCCTAAATTGAACTACCAAATGATAGAGTATAGAGTACACACAGTTATGCACCCATCCAAGTGCAGTAGTTCTAACCGAGGAGGCTCTTCTTTCAGACGGCTACACCAGTTCGCCGGAGAGGAGCAGCCGTGGGAACTACGAGGAGCCGTACTACAGCCAATACGGGACGAGGGGCACTGTGGTGGCACCCATTATCGACGAGGAACAGAGGTGAGCTAGGGAGTAATTACTAGAACCATTTACTAATCAGTTATCAATCCACAGCGACGGAACGATGACCGAGGATCAGTACGCCCTGTACGGCATCAAGGTGGGACCCAATCGCCTGGCGCACCGCGGCAACCAGATCTACGATCCCACTAGGTGAGCATGCTCCTCCATCCGCCCTGCTCCCGCACGGCCTTCATGTAGGAGGCGTAGTCCTGCTGCAGCAGGATGAAGCGGAGATCGGGACTCCGCCTGCTGCGTCTGTACACCTTGATCCGCTTCACATTCCCATTGGATGCACTGGTGCTGGTCGTGGCCACCGGATGGAAGTAGGTGGTGCCCTTGCTCTTGATGGCCTGCACAATGAGGCAGAGCAGGTAGCCGCCGAAGGAGAGGAAGGCGAGGGCCGTGATGCTGATTTGGAAGAGGGTCTGCAGCTTGGAGGGCTTCTGCTCGGCCCAGGAGGTCGGCGGATGTGGCGGTGGATGCGAGTGCCAGGGACCAGTGGAGCCGCCGGTGGTGTCGTGGTGCTCGCCGCtgtgaatatatatttatatctctCACTTGGATGCAGAAGGCTTACCCACCGATCGGCGGCCATCAAGGCCATTCGCTCCGGGAGCTGCGATTCCGATCCATTCGTCTCCGGCATCGGGAAGACTACATCCTCATCGGGAAGACTGTCCTCGTCCAGCGACTCCATTCGCATCACGGACctcttcagcagcagcagctcgtcCATCTGAAAGTTGACCAGGCAGCTGGCGAAGCGCGCTGGCGTGCTGACCACTGATTCGGATTCAGAATCGAATTCGTCATGAGTCCAGGGCCATCGCCAGTCGGTTTCCCAATACATACCACTGCAGGTAGTCATGTTTTTGCAGCCAGCTCTCTTGGTGCACTGGTTCTTGCAGTCGCAGACTGCGAAAGCGGAGCGGCGTTGCGTGTTGGCACCTACCGAGCATGGCAGTGGGCATATTGGACCCCTTGGAGGCGATCTGGCTTGTGATTGGGCTATAGGGTACATCGGAGTCGCAACGGCGGCAGAGAACAACTGCATTCTTGACTGTTTCGACTTGCATTTTCCGATGGCGGTGCCAATTCCGGTGTCTCAGCTGCGATGACGGATGCCTAGGCTTGGCTGCGCAATTGGagcaatagcaatagcaacagcgatagcaacagcaacagcggaTGTGTGGCCCAATAAGCAGCACGCAACACTTGGAGACAAGTTGTATAGGTCTTGTACTAATTCAGCTACTTCTTTTGCTTGCAGACCTGAGGACTTGCACCGGATTCGCGTGGAGCACATGGAGCGGCAGCTGGCCAACCTAACAGGCCTGGTGCAGAAGGCCCTGGTCAACCAGAATCCACAAATTGCCCCGCTGGCCGTGCCCACCCTGGACCCCAACTATCTGGTCGTGCCGTCGCAGATGCAAGGTGTGTACTTGTCGAATCCCTAGAATCTCGGCACCCGCTTGGCACTGCTTTGTAGAACTTAAGACCTCAGGATTTTCGCTTTTACTTATCCCATTT
This window contains:
- the b6 gene encoding uncharacterized protein b6, coding for MSQGLRVLFFVCVAVLLNAVASFAWKPIAGGSPIGSTAAYSLKQSHPGSASSSHEMSTSFSQFASGSEKETAEDELGLLGRADPSQHPISFADHVEDQYESYSIEDEAAAAAPKEPLTFARTPLYGSDRCSVKKFAFNQDGEVEYGNPMPELDQFTLCFWMRFTNHSGDHVLLTYEAGKEPREVQIWVANAQNSSFLSMAIKGQQMYRLNYPLKMRQWHHMCSSWNGKTGEWQAWLKAERIGRGFHNSLVGHKIPANGKLRSGGSSVTGEVSHGLHFEMTLVQVYRVALSAGKAHRDHKHHHVHHFDHEGLEVSSTTRAPPSINRPQPMHTLLASGQIPTRVRINLANPPPPPPANGAAAPAAPAAAADPAQQAITINTNFVNGQINAGSRLVAQQLLGLSPPPSGGQRFQMLSNSANVQFIDETETHIQFKREAAASSKKLQKRGLVLLDDGSVVDDGSGTDSEDASLIYNGLADFGGQQFKQDLTLKMSLEEEISTHDREPAEEEVKAVMAICSSCHTEPFQGAIVFAWKDVREHMNNALKGLSVGQCGNF
- the LOC108063844 gene encoding uncharacterized protein isoform X2 codes for the protein MTTCSVVSTPARFASCLVNFQMDELLLLKRSVMRMESLDEDSLPDEDVVFPMPETNGSESQLPERMALMAADRGEHHDTTGGSTGPWHSHPPPHPPTSWAEQKPSKLQTLFQISITALAFLSFGGYLLCLIVQAIKSKGTTYFHPVATTSTSASNGNVKRIKVYRRSRRSPDLRFILLQQDYASYMKAVREQGGWRSMLT
- the LOC108063844 gene encoding uncharacterized protein isoform X1, coding for MTTCSGMYWETDWRWPWTHDEFDSESESVVSTPARFASCLVNFQMDELLLLKRSVMRMESLDEDSLPDEDVVFPMPETNGSESQLPERMALMAADRGEHHDTTGGSTGPWHSHPPPHPPTSWAEQKPSKLQTLFQISITALAFLSFGGYLLCLIVQAIKSKGTTYFHPVATTSTSASNGNVKRIKVYRRSRRSPDLRFILLQQDYASYMKAVREQGGWRSMLT